AAGATAATGTTTCAATGGATATGATGAAATATTAGCGCAGGGGTATTGAATTGGCAGGAATGTGGCCAACGGAAAGCGCGCTGACCGTAGGAAGTGGAGCCCGAGGCATACCCTTCCACGAGCGCGCTTTCTGTAGAACTTGCTATCTGATCTCTCGtcattgttttctcttttgccCCTCTCAAAAGTGGACCAAATTATTAATTTAGAGACCGTTGTACTTTTCACACAGAATGAAGGCGATAAGAAGGAGTACAGAGTGTGGaatccgttccgatcgaaGCTGGCAGCTGCCGTGCTGGGAGGTGTCGATAAAATTCACATGCCACCGGGCTCGAAAGTCCTGTATCTGGGGGCCGCATCGGGCACAACCGTTTCTCACGTGTCCGACGTCGTTGGGCCGGAGGGATTGGTGTATGCGGTCGAATTTTCACACCGTTCCGGGCGTGATCTGCTGAACGTGGCCAAGAAGCGGACCAACATCATCCCCATCATCGAGGACGCCCGTCACCCGCACAAGTACCGGATGCTGGTTGGACTGGTGGACACGATATTCGCCGACGTGGCACAACCGGATCAAGCCCGTATCGTAGCGCTTAATGCACACAACTTCCTCAAGAACGGAGGCCACTTTGTGATTTCAATCAAAGCGTCTTGCGTCGATTCCACAGCCGTCCCCGAGGCGGTATTTGCATCGGAGGTGAAGAAGTTGCAGTCTGAGAAACTAAAGCCCCAGGAACAGATCACCCTCGAACCGTACGAACGTGATCACGCAGTGGTCGTAGGGGTATACCGACCGCCACCAAAAAGTGCCGCGTAACGGGGTTTCCCGCATTTTGGGCACTTTATTTAGAGCATAAGATTAATTACTTCTCGTTACACTTTGTGTatcaacaaacactttttTCGCACCAGATAGGTACCATCGAGATAGGAGACCATCGGATCGAGGGTTCGAATCGGTGTAATaatgaagttttattttaaacctttcaTACTAGATTACAG
The nucleotide sequence above comes from Anopheles bellator chromosome 1, idAnoBellAS_SP24_06.2, whole genome shotgun sequence. Encoded proteins:
- the LOC131205417 gene encoding rRNA 2'-O-methyltransferase fibrillarin, with product MGRPGFSPRGGGGRGGGGGRGGGGEGGFGRGGRGGRGGRGGFGDRGGGGGGFGGRGGSRGGFGGGRGRGGPGGRGRGGPGGRGGRGGKPGGFKGGKTVVIEPHRHEGIFIARGKEDALVTLNLVPGSEVYGEKRISVENEGDKKEYRVWNPFRSKLAAAVLGGVDKIHMPPGSKVLYLGAASGTTVSHVSDVVGPEGLVYAVEFSHRSGRDLLNVAKKRTNIIPIIEDARHPHKYRMLVGLVDTIFADVAQPDQARIVALNAHNFLKNGGHFVISIKASCVDSTAVPEAVFASEVKKLQSEKLKPQEQITLEPYERDHAVVVGVYRPPPKSAA